A window from Telopea speciosissima isolate NSW1024214 ecotype Mountain lineage chromosome 8, Tspe_v1, whole genome shotgun sequence encodes these proteins:
- the LOC122672733 gene encoding protein high chlorophyll fluorescent 107, which yields MQVFSSCPKSQFLLFSPSLSSDSSSKFNCRIAIKYIRSSSRESFPALEEKRLNAESPDDKEINKESERRRTRSVKESPEGFLVVRKPTVESSGEETDAYSTVEGAEADEQERSSSSLIDVGLSELAKKLPMFEPKSVELSPEVKPLGVNLELALYRAKVLARKYQFEEAERILRQCIKFWPEDGRPYVALGKVLTKQSKYAEARTIYERGCQATQGENPYIWQCRAVMENKMGNRRRARELFDAATVADKRHVAAWHGWAVLELKEGNIKKARHLLGKGLKYCGGNEYIYQTLALLEAKANRIEQARYLFRRATTCSPKSCASWLAWAQLEMQQENDLAARKLFQEAVQASPKNRFAWHVWGVFEANLGNIDKGRKLLQIGHALNPRDPVLLQSLALLEYKHSSANLARVLFRRASELDPAHQPVWIAWGWMEWKEGNLGTARDLYQRALSINSTSESAARCLHAWGVLEQRIGNLAAARRLFRSSLNINSQSYVTWMTCASLEEEQGNFVRAEEIRNLYFQQRIEVVDDASWVMGFLDIIDPALDSIKKLLNLENSDFKGKDSLKNITGTNRDSANEGSSDPSSNRNTEETGEEEPGLTSSSFDLDTFISEKLLLDASKLAVQMESSAISASKNVRYSRRALRLENRTS from the exons ATGCAGGTCTTCTCCTCTTGCCCCAAATCtcagtttcttctcttttctccatctCTGAGCTCTGATTCCTCCTCCAAATTCAATTGCAGGATTGCAATCAAATACATTCGATCCTCTTCAAGAGAGTCGTTTCCAGCTCTCGAAGAAAAGCGCTTGAATGCTGAATCACCAGACGACAAAGAAATCAATAAAGAAAGCGAAAGACGGAGAACTAGATCCGTCAAAGAATCTCCGGAGGGGTTTCTTGTGGTTCGTAAACCTACGGTGGAGTCCTCTGGAGAAGAAACCGATGCTTATTCTACTGTTGAGGGAGCTGAGGCAGATGAACAAGAAAGATCGTCTTCCTCACTTATTGATGTTGGACTTTCTGAATTAGCTAAAAAACTTCCAATGTTTGAGCCAAAGAGTGTTGAATTGAGTCCTGAGGTGAAGCCACTTGGTGTGAATTTGGAACTGGCATTGTACCGAGCGAAGGTTTTGGCCAGGAAATATCAGTTTGAAGAAGCAGAGAGAATCCTCCGGCAG TGTATAAAGTTCTGGCCAGAAGATGGACGACCGTATGTAGCCCTAGGGAAGGTTTTAACTAAGCAGTCGAAATATGCTGAAGCTAGAACAATTTATGAAAGAGGTTGCCAGGCTACCCAAGGAGAAAATCCATACATCTGGCAG TGTAGGGCTGTTATGGAAAATAAAATGGGAAACAGAAGGCGAGCAAGAGAGTTATTTGATGCTGCTACTGTTGCGGATAAGAGACATGTTGCAGCTTGGCATGGATGGGCAGTTCTGGAGCTAAAGGAAGGAAATATCAAGAAAGCTAGGCATCTTCTTGGTAAAGGTCTCAAATATTGTGGTGGAAACGAGTACATATACCAGACGCTTGCACTACTTGAAGCTAAAGCTAATCGGATCGAGCAGGCTAGGTATTTGTTCAGGCGGGCCACTACGTGTAGTCCCAAAAGCTGTGCCAGTTGGCTT GCATGGGCACAATTAGAGATGCAGCAGGAGAATGACCTTGCTGCTAGAAAACTATTTCAG GAAGCAGTCCAGGCTAGTCCCAAAAATAGGTTTGCATGGCATGTATGGGGAGTTTTTGAGGCTAATCTGGGCAACATAGATAAAGGAAGAAAACTTCTACAGATAGGCCATGCACTGAATCCAAGAGATCCTGTTCTTCTACAATCTCTTGCTTTATTGGAGTACAAGCATTCATCTGCAAATCTTGCTCGAGTATTATTCAGGAGAGCATCTGAACTGGATCCAGCACATCAACCAGTGTGGATT GCTTGGGGGTGGATGGAGTGGAAGGAAGGAAACCTAGGCACAGCAAGGGACCTATACCAAAGAGCATTATCAATTAACTCAACAAGTGAAAGTGCCGCCCGTTGCCTTCAC GCATGGGGTGTTCTAGAACAGAGAATTGGCAATCTAGCAGCAGCCCGGAGGTTATTTAGGTCCTCACTCAACATTAATTCTCAGAGTTATGTAACATGGATGACATGTGCATctctggaggaggagcaagGGAATTTTGTGCGTGCTGAGGAAATTCGGAACCTCTATTTCCAACAG CGTATAGAAGTTGTTGATGATGCTTCATGGGTTATGGGGTTCCTAGACATCATTGATCCAGCTCTCGACAGTATTAAAAAACTACTGAATTTGGAGAACTCAGATTTTAAGGGGAAAGATTCTTTGAAAAACATTACAGGAACTAACAGAGATAGTGCCAACGAAGGATCATCAGACCCTTCCTCTAATCGTAATACTGAGGAAACTGGAGAAGAAGAACCGGGTCTCACTTCAAGCAGTTTTGATTTGGATACTTTTATTAGTGAAAAATTGCTTCTTGATGCATCAAAACTggctgttcagatggaatcatCAGCAATATCTGCGTCTAAGAATGTTAGATATTCCAGGAGGGCATTGAGATTGGAAAACAGAACTTCTTGA
- the LOC122671981 gene encoding probable N-acetyltransferase HLS1-like, which produces MGTHIENKVLIREFNEDRDIEAVEKLEKSCEVGYRKGISISTNLMGDPLCRIRLYPTHVMLIAELVGNGELVGVIRGCMKHVGTSPGKTHMNIGCILGLRVSPKHRRIGIGLKLVESMEDWAIKNGAEYICLAIEANNVASTNLFVLKCNYIMLSSLVILVQPISSRVGHPPQEVRIEKLSSEQAISLYKSILEGKGLYPLDIDVILKENLNLGTWVSFFGEEEWIGLHGKEKNEDFILRTPSSWAMVSIWNTCATYKLQIRRSYPCMCFHTTLSHAKAKVFPCLKIPTCDLLDKPFGFFFLYGLHGEGQRIGELMKSLWCFACNLAGNVKDCKAIITELEVSDPLRGYVPQGTSMSSIDDIWYLKRVRGSNSDEDDRWTTLPKGEHLFVDPRDF; this is translated from the exons ATGGGCACCCACATAGAGAACAAAGTTCTGATTAGGGAATTCAATGAAGATAGAGACATTGAAGCAGTAGAGAAGCTTGAGAAGAGTTGTGAAGTTGGATATAGAAAGGGGATTTCTATTTCTACTAACTTGATGGGAGACCCATTATGTAGAATTAGACTCTATCCAACTCATGTTATGCTG ATTGCTGAGCTGGTTGGAAATGGGGAGCTTGTCGGAGTAATTCGGGGATGCATGAAGCATGTGGGGACTAGCCCTGGTAAAACACATATGAATATAGGTTGCATTTTAGGCCTTCGAGTCTCTCCCAAGCACAG GCGTATAGGAATTGGTTTGAAACTTGTGGAATCAATGGAAGATTGGGCAATAAAAAATGGAGCTGAGTACATTTGCCTGGCAATAGAAGCAAACAATGTGGCCTCTACCAACCTCTTTGTGTTGAAGTGCAATTATATAATGCTAAGCTCTCTGGTGATACTGGTTCAACCCATTAGCTCCCGAGTCGGGCATCCACCTCAAGAGGTCAGGATAGAGAAGTTGAGCTCAGAACAGGCAATCTCCTTGTATAAGAGTATACTTGAAGGTAAAGGCTTATACCCATTAGACATTGATGTGATATTGAAAGAAAACTTGAACCTTGGCACTTGGGTTTCATTCTTTGGTGAAGAGGAATGGATAGGTTTAcatggaaaagagaagaatgaGGATTTCATCCTTAGAACTCCAAGCTCTTGGGCCATGGTAAGCATATGGAACACTTGTGCAACTTACAAGCTTCAGATAAGGAGGTCATATCCATGCATGTGTTTTCATACTACATTAAGCCATGCCAAAGCTAAAGTCTTCCCTTGCCTTAAAATACCAACTTGTGATCTACTAGACAAGCCCTTTGGGTTTTTCTTCCTATATGGCCTTCATGGAGAGGGTCAGAGGATTGGAGAACTCATGAAATCTCTGTGGTGCTTTGCCTGTAATTTGGCTGGAAATGTGAAGGACTGCAAGGCTATCATTACAGAGCTAGAAGTATCTGATCCTCTTAGAGGGTATGTTCCACAGGGAACATCAATGTCAAGCATTGATGATATTTGGTACTTGAAGAGAGTGAGAGGCTCCAACAGCGATGAGGACGATCGATGGACGACACTGCCAAAGGGAGAACATCTGTTTGTTGATCCCAGAGATTTCTAG
- the LOC122672549 gene encoding uncharacterized protein LOC122672549, translating to MTRASRVSIDLETYEGFLQNPYDQFFTNDQLNQIIYMHGFSKLHRHPKKDLIGTLSTMDLLIPLRSTLKESVSSYASLSIEQVKEDLDVLEWQECPVQSVETVKLPRQEVQRRYQQLAGGNHFPTCFGHTKWVSEMAMAFGNMTKKPRSKRKRGSLLKTGVVTSNTDANLSASAAAATVPSFPLFSTLVASTQSMAVAWYRLETAENTHRPWGSIE from the exons atGACGAGAGCTTCGAGGGTTTCGATTGATCTTGAAACCTACGAGGGTTTCCTTCAGAACCCCTATGACCAATTCTTCACCAATGACCAGCTCAACCAg ATTATCTATATGCACGGATTCTCCAAACTGCACAGGCATCCCAAG AAGGATCTGATTGGAACCCTAAGCACGATGGATCTACTGATCCCGCTACGATCGACGCTGAAAGAAAGTGTATCGTCTTACGCTTCTTTATCTATCGAGCAAGTGAAGGAAGACCTTGACGTTCTGGAATGGCAGGAATGCCCCGTTCAATCAGTCGAAACAGTGAAACTACCAAGGCAGGAAGTTCAACGCCGGTACCAACAACTCGCCGGTGGCAATCACTTTCCCACCTGCTTTGGCCATACCAAGTGGGTGTCGGAGATGGCAATGGCGTTCGGCAACATGACGAAAAAACCCAGATCGAAGAGAAAGCGAGGAAGCCTATTGAAAACAGGTGTTGTTACCAGCAATACTGATGCCAATCTATCTGCCAGTGCCGCTGCTGCTACtgttccttcttttcctcttttttccaCTCTTGTCGCCTCAACCCAGTCCATGGCTGTTGCTTGGTATCGACTAGAAACTGCTGAGAACACTCACAGACCTTGGGGTTCCATTGAATAG